Proteins encoded by one window of Salvia splendens isolate huo1 chromosome 7, SspV2, whole genome shotgun sequence:
- the LOC121811428 gene encoding putative cyclin-D6-1: MEQELDLQNPFYNDDVSSLFANESDHMSLLLSFDPLDSRFSIRRTALSLIFQAKFSYGLDPFLVYLSVNYVDRFLSNQELLDKSPWIPHILFVASVSLAAKMRNSDSSILLAVLQKGGGYEFEAESVHRMEKIILAALQWRMRSITPFSFLQHFISLLNTQEQDSSLTQSLTTRASDIIYNVQHELKLLEYKPSMIAASALLCAIQDLNPPTFSSSEITLSTCEHVSKEVGLMECVGIMREASSSGTSTPTSVLEEAAVSEKKSVKRRRLNGLCDNRTFQISQIQHCL; this comes from the exons atggaaCAGGAATTGGATCTTCAGAATCCGTTTTACAACGACGACGTTTCGTCCCTCTTTGCCAACGAGTCCGACCACATGTCCCTTCTTCTCTCCTTTGACCCCTTAGATTCGCGCTTCTCTATTCGCCGGACTGCTCTCTCCCTCATATTTCAA GCGAAGTTCTCTTACGGCTTAGATCCGTTTCTGGTCTACCTCTCTGTCAATTACGTCGATCGATTTCTCTCCAACCAGGAACTTTTG GATAAAAGCCCATGGATTCcgcacattttgtttgttgctAGTGTCTCACTTGCCGCCAAGATGCGAAATTCTGATTCGTCGATTCTGCTCGCTGTTTTACAG AAAGGAGGCGGTTATGAGTTTGAGGCAGAGTCAGTTCATCGAATGGAGAAGATTATACTGGCGGCGCTGCAATGGCGAATGCGATCCATCACTCCTTTCTCGTTTCTTCAACATTTCATCTCTCTCCTCAACACACAAGAACAAGACTCTTCTCTCACTCAATCTCTCACCACCCGAGCTTCAGATATTATTTACAACGTCCAACACG AATTGAAGCTTTTAGAGTACAAACCATCGATGATTGCAGCTTCAGCGCTTCTCTGTGCCATTCAGGATTTGAATCCGCCCACATTTTCATCTTCCGAAATCACACTCTCTACCTGTGAACACGTCAGCAAA GAGGTAGGATTGATGGAATGCGTTGGTATAATGAGAGAGGCAAGTTCGAGTGGTACATCGACTCCAACTAGTGTGCTGGAGGAAGCCGCCGTGTCGGAAAAGAAGAGCGTAAAGCGGCGCAGACTCAACGGTTTATGCGACAATAGAACATTCCAGATATCTCAGATACAGCACTGTTTATAA